In the genome of Saccharomonospora viridis DSM 43017, one region contains:
- a CDS encoding cytochrome P450, with protein MSTSPGGVRAVRAVSRWHNHTVRYLPGEFLLACYRRRGPVTGIGRYVYLLGPEANRFVFANSELFRWREAFEGLIPVDGPTSLIVSDGPDHRRRRRLVQPALHHRQIENYLAIMAENADAVIDRWRPGHRVDIYQQFRSAIRRSTIQSLFGKRLASESEFFGTQLQTLLDLIDHLPQTVAWKQRLATPQWRRAMAARTRIDERIADEIARARLESTDADDHVLASLVHGKDDAGDTLSDQEIRDQVVTLIAAGYETTSAAAAWAVYAMLSTPGVWDRAAEEVRGVLGDRPPGRGDLSKLDYLNGVVRETLRLYSPVVMSARKVATGFDFAGRKVKAGDMLLYSPYVTHRLPELWPDPLRFRPQRWIPTEPEYRKPAPHEYLPFSAGPHRCIGATFALTELTVMLARLLARTSLLLPEQRIRPTSFAAMRPARGLLVDVLQR; from the coding sequence ATGAGCACGAGTCCCGGCGGCGTCCGTGCGGTGCGCGCGGTTTCGCGGTGGCACAACCACACGGTGAGATATCTTCCGGGGGAGTTCCTGCTCGCGTGTTATCGCCGGCGCGGTCCGGTGACCGGCATCGGGCGGTACGTCTACCTGCTGGGGCCGGAGGCCAACCGGTTCGTCTTCGCGAACTCCGAACTTTTCCGGTGGCGGGAGGCGTTCGAGGGTTTGATCCCGGTGGACGGTCCGACATCGCTGATCGTCAGTGACGGCCCCGACCATCGACGCAGACGTCGACTGGTGCAACCGGCTTTGCACCATCGACAGATCGAGAACTACCTGGCGATCATGGCGGAGAACGCGGACGCCGTCATCGACCGATGGCGCCCCGGACACAGGGTCGACATCTACCAACAGTTCCGTTCCGCGATTCGACGCAGCACGATCCAGTCGCTGTTCGGAAAGCGGCTGGCCTCGGAATCGGAGTTTTTCGGGACACAGCTGCAGACGTTGTTGGACCTGATCGACCACCTGCCGCAGACCGTGGCCTGGAAACAGCGACTGGCCACGCCACAATGGCGGCGCGCGATGGCCGCTCGCACCAGGATCGACGAACGCATCGCCGACGAGATCGCGCGAGCGCGGCTTGAGTCGACCGATGCGGACGACCACGTGCTGGCGTCGCTGGTGCATGGCAAGGATGACGCCGGTGACACGTTGAGTGACCAGGAGATCCGCGACCAGGTGGTGACGTTGATCGCCGCCGGGTACGAGACCACCAGCGCGGCGGCGGCCTGGGCGGTGTACGCCATGCTCAGCACCCCCGGGGTGTGGGATCGTGCCGCTGAGGAAGTGCGTGGGGTGCTCGGCGATCGGCCGCCCGGCCGAGGTGATCTGTCGAAGCTGGACTACCTCAACGGTGTGGTCCGCGAAACCCTTCGGCTCTATTCACCTGTGGTGATGTCCGCCCGCAAGGTCGCCACGGGTTTCGACTTCGCCGGCCGGAAGGTCAAAGCCGGTGACATGTTGCTGTACAGCCCGTATGTCACCCATCGGCTGCCCGAGTTGTGGCCCGATCCGCTGCGGTTCCGTCCGCAGCGCTGGATACCGACCGAACCGGAGTACCGGAAACCCGCCCCGCACGAGTACCTCCCGTTTTCTGCGGGACCACACCGTTGCATCGGTGCGACGTTCGCTCTCACCGAGTTGACCGTGATGTTGGCCCGCCTCCTGGCTCGCACGTCGTTGCTGTTGCCCGAGCAACGGATCCGACCGACCAGTTTCGCCGCGATGCGGCCCGCTCGTGGTCTGCTCGTCGACGTGCTCCAGCGGTAG
- a CDS encoding ArsR/SmtB family transcription factor has product MPVPLYQVKAEFFRMLGHPVRIRVLELLQGGPKSVRELRAAIDVEAPSLSQQLAVLRRYGIVTATRDGSTVVYALAGGDVAELMRAARRILTEMLAGQNELLDELRAESAE; this is encoded by the coding sequence GTGCCGGTCCCGCTGTATCAGGTGAAGGCGGAATTCTTCCGCATGCTCGGCCATCCGGTGCGCATCCGGGTGCTCGAATTGCTCCAAGGAGGACCCAAGTCGGTGCGCGAGCTTCGGGCCGCGATCGACGTGGAGGCACCGAGTTTGTCGCAGCAGTTGGCGGTGCTGCGTCGTTACGGCATCGTCACCGCCACGCGCGACGGGTCGACGGTCGTCTACGCGTTGGCCGGGGGAGACGTGGCCGAGCTGATGCGGGCGGCGCGGCGCATTCTCACCGAGATGCTGGCCGGGCAGAACGAACTGCTCGACGAGTTGCGTGCGGAGAGCGCTGAATGA
- a CDS encoding SulP family inorganic anion transporter, which yields MRGIRAAAWRLRSLLPGRADLAAVRRHPRRDLLAGLTVAIVALPLALGFGVSSGLGAEAGLATAVVAGALAAVFGGSNVQVSGPTGAMTVVLVPIAAAHGAAGVLAVGLIAGILLVGLAFARAGRYMRYIPASVVEGFSLGIACVIGLQQVPNALGVDEVDGEHVLTLTWHALQEFVRSPEWTSLAVALGVAAVMLIGARWRPGVPFSILAVIAATLVVEVARLDSVIPIGELPAGLPAPSLDFLDLSALPALLPSALAVAALAALESLLSASVADGMTVGQKHDPDRELFGQGLANIAAPLFGGVPATGAIARTAVNVRSGASSRLASFTHAAILAVIIYAAAPLVSAIPLAALAGVLLATAVRMVEVGSIKAMVRATRSDAVVLIVTAVATVVFDLVYAVLLGMLIAGALALRSIARQARLDQVDIAGDLPGATSDEEYALLAEHIVAYRIDGPLFFAAAHRFLLELPDVTNMSALILRMSRVTTIDASGALMLKDTIDKLEHRGITVYVSGIRHGHHRPLEALGVITRLRAEGRVFATTPEAIAAARNQLRSDGTLATPPQDLSTDSPRREPA from the coding sequence ATGAGAGGGATCCGGGCAGCCGCGTGGCGGTTGCGTTCGTTGTTGCCCGGTCGCGCCGATCTCGCCGCGGTACGGCGGCATCCCCGTCGTGACCTGCTGGCCGGGCTCACCGTGGCCATCGTGGCGTTGCCGTTGGCGTTGGGTTTCGGGGTGTCCTCCGGGCTCGGCGCGGAAGCCGGGCTGGCGACCGCGGTGGTCGCCGGGGCGTTGGCCGCCGTGTTCGGTGGCTCCAATGTGCAGGTTTCCGGTCCCACCGGGGCGATGACCGTCGTGCTCGTCCCGATCGCCGCCGCGCACGGCGCCGCGGGGGTGTTGGCGGTCGGGTTGATCGCGGGGATCCTGCTCGTGGGTCTCGCGTTCGCGCGGGCAGGTCGCTACATGCGTTACATCCCGGCGTCGGTGGTGGAGGGCTTCTCCCTCGGCATCGCCTGTGTCATCGGTTTGCAGCAGGTCCCCAACGCGCTCGGAGTGGACGAGGTCGACGGCGAGCACGTGCTGACGCTGACGTGGCATGCCCTCCAGGAATTCGTTCGCAGTCCGGAGTGGACATCGCTTGCCGTGGCCCTCGGTGTGGCGGCGGTGATGCTCATCGGGGCGCGGTGGCGGCCGGGAGTGCCGTTCTCGATCCTCGCGGTCATCGCGGCGACCCTGGTGGTCGAGGTGGCGCGGTTGGATTCTGTGATCCCGATCGGTGAGCTGCCCGCGGGGCTGCCCGCGCCGTCGCTGGATTTCCTCGATCTCTCGGCGCTTCCCGCGCTGCTGCCGTCGGCGTTGGCCGTCGCGGCGCTGGCCGCGCTCGAGTCGCTGCTGTCGGCGTCGGTGGCGGACGGGATGACCGTGGGGCAAAAACACGACCCCGACCGGGAGCTGTTCGGCCAGGGGCTGGCCAACATCGCGGCTCCGTTGTTCGGTGGTGTGCCCGCGACGGGGGCGATCGCCCGCACCGCTGTGAACGTGCGTTCCGGCGCCAGTTCCCGGCTCGCATCGTTCACGCACGCCGCCATCCTCGCCGTCATCATCTACGCCGCCGCGCCGCTGGTGTCCGCGATCCCGCTGGCCGCGCTCGCCGGTGTGCTGTTGGCCACCGCGGTCAGGATGGTGGAGGTCGGCAGCATCAAGGCCATGGTGCGGGCGACCCGCTCCGACGCGGTCGTCCTCATCGTCACCGCGGTGGCGACCGTGGTGTTCGACCTGGTCTACGCGGTGTTGCTGGGCATGCTGATCGCGGGTGCGCTCGCCTTGCGCTCCATCGCGCGGCAGGCGCGACTGGATCAGGTCGACATCGCCGGTGACCTGCCCGGCGCCACCAGCGACGAGGAATACGCGCTGTTGGCCGAGCACATCGTCGCCTATCGCATCGACGGGCCGCTGTTCTTCGCCGCGGCGCACCGGTTCTTGTTGGAACTGCCCGACGTGACGAACATGTCGGCGTTGATCCTGCGGATGTCGCGGGTCACCACCATCGACGCGAGCGGCGCGCTGATGCTCAAGGACACCATCGACAAGCTCGAGCATCGGGGCATCACCGTCTACGTCTCCGGGATCAGGCACGGCCACCACAGGCCGTTGGAAGCGCTCGGCGTCATCACCCGGCTCCGCGCGGAGGGACGAGTGTTCGCCACGACCCCGGAGGCCATCGCCGCCGCTCGGAATCAGTTGCGCAGTGACGGCACTCTTGCCACGCCACCGCAGGATCTGTCCACCGACTCGCCGCGGCGAGAACCTGCGTAA
- a CDS encoding S1 family peptidase, with amino-acid sequence MLPKKHRLVARMTATAMLAAGTAAAVALPATAETVTPQTEVTAEADPMLQAMQRDLGLTAQEAQQRLEQESVARTLDETLRAKLQDNFGGSYYDADTGTLVVGVTEASALDDVRAAGAKAKLVDASIDELNTAVDRLDRKESSAPESVTGWYVDVKNNSVVVTTAPGTAAQAEKFVAASGVDGDNVEIVESTEQPRTFMDVIGGNAYYMGNGGRCSVGFTVQGGFVTAGHCGTTGTSTSSPSGTFAGSSFPGNDYAFVRTGSGDTLRPWVNMYNGSARVVSGSSVAPVGSSICRSGSTTGWHCGQVQAFNQTVRYAEGTVTGLTRTNVCAEPGDSGGSFISGNQAQGMTSGGSGNCTFGGTTYFQPVNEVLSAYNLRLITG; translated from the coding sequence ATGCTACCGAAGAAGCACAGACTCGTGGCTCGGATGACCGCGACCGCGATGCTGGCTGCGGGAACGGCCGCGGCGGTCGCCCTGCCCGCGACCGCGGAAACGGTGACACCGCAGACGGAAGTCACGGCCGAGGCGGACCCGATGCTGCAGGCCATGCAGCGCGACCTGGGACTGACGGCCCAGGAGGCGCAACAGCGGCTGGAGCAGGAGTCTGTGGCGCGCACGCTGGACGAGACCCTGCGCGCCAAGTTGCAGGACAACTTCGGAGGCTCGTACTACGACGCCGACACCGGGACCCTGGTGGTGGGTGTGACCGAGGCGTCCGCGTTGGACGACGTGCGGGCCGCCGGCGCCAAGGCCAAGCTCGTCGACGCCAGCATCGACGAACTCAACACGGCGGTGGACCGGCTCGACCGCAAGGAAAGCAGCGCCCCCGAATCGGTCACCGGCTGGTACGTCGACGTCAAGAACAACTCGGTGGTCGTCACCACCGCGCCCGGCACGGCCGCGCAGGCCGAGAAATTCGTGGCGGCGTCCGGGGTCGACGGTGACAACGTCGAGATCGTGGAGTCCACCGAACAGCCCCGCACCTTCATGGACGTCATCGGCGGCAACGCCTACTACATGGGTAATGGCGGTCGTTGCTCGGTCGGATTCACCGTGCAGGGCGGCTTCGTGACCGCCGGCCACTGCGGCACCACCGGCACCTCCACGTCGTCGCCCAGCGGCACCTTCGCCGGCTCGTCGTTCCCGGGCAACGACTACGCCTTCGTCCGCACCGGTTCCGGTGACACGCTGCGCCCGTGGGTCAACATGTACAACGGCTCCGCTCGCGTCGTCTCCGGCTCCAGCGTGGCCCCGGTCGGCTCGTCGATCTGCCGCTCGGGTTCCACCACCGGCTGGCACTGCGGCCAGGTCCAGGCCTTCAACCAGACCGTGCGTTACGCGGAGGGCACCGTCACCGGTCTGACCCGCACCAACGTCTGCGCCGAGCCGGGTGACTCGGGTGGCTCGTTCATCTCGGGCAACCAGGCTCAGGGCATGACCTCCGGTGGCTCCGGTAACTGCACCTTCGGTGGCACCACGTACTTCCAGCCGGTCAACGAAGTACTGAGCGCCTACAACCTGAGGCTGATCACCGGCTGA
- a CDS encoding alpha/beta hydrolase — protein MVSFRELREADPDVFDDMAAEWARLAGQLTATAGDLKTAAGGLDGWQGEAADAARAHIDDVRSGYDTAAEYLEKVPPALRDLSDAIIEAQQTVDGVVESVSYPLSLNAETGEVRASNGGPGDLRTDEEKERDRQRAQELTDTVQAALEAVNEADQVATQALNQALPSAAGLELEAVGEGNVVYPSDIPGENASPKDVKQWWDSLTPMEQESAIYTHGEVIGGMDGIPAEVRDRANRIRFAEEYSELTTRRDALEELGDARTEDQNRELNRINDTLRGMNAINERLSADPDTGASQAYLLDFSTEGNGRGIVALGNPDTADNVVTSIPGTGSNLSGIGGELDRSQAILDEARRQSRHSDTAAITWVGYDAPQDLGQATNAHYAENAAEDLRNFQDGLRATHEGGGSNNTVIGHSYGSTVIGHSAQGGQLNVDNAVFIGSPGVGVDHVSELNLPEDATVYASTAENDIIRGTPPLIHGRQPIGEDFGAEVFTSDPGTEGEWYTGGYSTAAHSEYWNQDSASLRNMATIVVGGKPD, from the coding sequence ATGGTGTCCTTCCGCGAGCTACGTGAAGCCGACCCCGATGTGTTCGACGACATGGCCGCCGAATGGGCACGGCTGGCCGGCCAACTCACCGCCACCGCCGGTGACCTCAAAACCGCCGCCGGCGGACTCGACGGCTGGCAGGGCGAGGCCGCCGACGCCGCCCGCGCGCACATCGACGACGTCCGTTCCGGCTACGACACGGCCGCCGAGTACCTCGAGAAGGTCCCACCCGCCCTGCGGGACCTGTCCGATGCGATCATCGAGGCCCAGCAGACCGTCGACGGCGTCGTGGAGAGCGTGAGCTACCCACTCTCGCTCAACGCCGAGACCGGCGAGGTCCGCGCGAGCAACGGGGGCCCCGGGGATCTGCGCACCGACGAGGAGAAGGAACGCGACCGCCAAAGAGCCCAGGAACTCACCGACACGGTGCAGGCCGCGCTGGAAGCCGTCAACGAGGCCGACCAGGTGGCCACCCAAGCTCTGAACCAGGCCCTGCCGTCGGCGGCGGGGCTGGAACTGGAGGCCGTCGGCGAAGGCAACGTCGTCTACCCCTCCGACATCCCCGGCGAGAACGCCTCACCGAAGGACGTCAAACAGTGGTGGGACAGTCTCACGCCGATGGAGCAGGAATCGGCCATCTACACCCACGGCGAGGTGATCGGTGGGATGGACGGCATCCCCGCCGAGGTCCGGGACCGGGCCAACCGGATCCGCTTCGCCGAGGAGTACTCCGAACTGACCACCCGACGCGACGCACTCGAGGAACTCGGCGACGCCCGCACCGAGGACCAAAACCGCGAACTGAACAGGATCAACGACACGTTGCGCGGCATGAACGCCATCAACGAACGGCTGTCCGCCGACCCCGACACCGGAGCGTCCCAGGCCTATCTGCTGGACTTCTCCACCGAAGGCAACGGGCGGGGCATCGTCGCCCTCGGCAACCCCGACACCGCGGACAACGTGGTCACCTCCATTCCGGGCACCGGGTCCAACCTGTCGGGCATCGGTGGGGAACTCGACCGAAGCCAAGCGATCCTCGACGAAGCGCGACGGCAGTCCCGCCACAGCGACACCGCGGCGATCACCTGGGTCGGCTACGACGCGCCACAAGACCTCGGCCAAGCCACCAACGCGCACTACGCCGAGAACGCGGCCGAGGACCTGCGGAACTTCCAAGACGGCCTGCGCGCCACCCACGAGGGTGGCGGATCGAACAACACCGTCATCGGACACAGCTACGGCTCCACCGTGATCGGGCACTCCGCCCAGGGTGGGCAGTTGAACGTGGACAACGCGGTGTTCATCGGCAGCCCCGGCGTGGGCGTGGACCACGTCTCCGAACTCAACCTGCCCGAGGACGCCACCGTCTACGCCAGTACCGCGGAGAACGACATCATCCGCGGAACACCACCGCTCATCCACGGCCGTCAGCCCATCGGCGAGGACTTCGGCGCGGAAGTGTTCACCTCGGACCCCGGCACCGAAGGCGAGTGGTACACCGGGGGATACTCCACGGCGGCACATTCGGAGTACTGGAACCAGGATTCGGCCTCGTTGCGCAACATGGCCACCATCGTCGTCGGCGGGAAACCCGACTGA
- a CDS encoding MerR family transcriptional regulator — protein MAALSIGAFAQACGLTPKALRLYDELGLLTPARVDACTGYRYYERSQLDRARLIAWLRGIGMPLSRIRVVCDLPRAAAAQEISTYWHQVEADIAARRETVSFLVDRLSGKDPTMSAHHTPVRLNHACVLDRGLVRNTNQDALYAGGALFAVADGFGPGAEHGNTGNGEGAASATAVAALRSADTVVPPEKLTTTLLAGFHDARASVNRVAGAPDAGTTLTALLWSGADFALAHVGDSRAYLVREGELESLTHDHTYVQSLVDEGRLTPEEAQTHPERTTLVRALCGLKTTEPDLHLRQAMPGDRYLLCTDGVYAVVDDLQELLTTATAPQEAVDRISAAAHAAGAPDNLACIVVDVHASDH, from the coding sequence ATGGCAGCACTGAGCATCGGCGCATTCGCCCAGGCTTGTGGGCTCACCCCCAAAGCGTTGCGGTTGTACGACGAATTGGGACTGCTGACCCCCGCGCGGGTCGACGCCTGCACCGGCTACCGCTACTACGAACGGTCGCAACTGGATCGGGCGCGGCTCATCGCGTGGCTGCGGGGAATCGGCATGCCGTTGTCCCGTATCCGGGTCGTCTGCGATCTCCCGCGGGCCGCGGCCGCGCAGGAGATCAGCACGTACTGGCACCAGGTCGAAGCCGACATCGCCGCTCGCCGGGAGACCGTCTCCTTCCTCGTCGACCGACTGTCAGGAAAGGACCCCACCATGTCCGCCCACCACACACCTGTGCGCCTGAACCACGCCTGCGTCCTCGACCGGGGTCTTGTCCGGAACACCAATCAGGACGCCCTCTATGCCGGCGGCGCACTGTTCGCCGTCGCCGACGGTTTCGGCCCAGGCGCAGAACACGGAAACACCGGCAACGGCGAGGGTGCCGCCTCGGCCACCGCGGTGGCGGCGTTGCGCTCCGCCGACACCGTGGTACCACCCGAAAAACTCACCACCACCCTGCTGGCCGGCTTCCACGACGCCCGCGCGAGCGTCAACCGCGTCGCTGGCGCACCGGATGCCGGAACGACACTGACCGCACTGCTGTGGTCCGGCGCCGATTTCGCCCTCGCCCACGTCGGCGATTCCCGCGCCTATCTCGTGCGCGAGGGTGAACTGGAATCGTTGACCCACGACCACACCTACGTGCAGTCGTTGGTGGACGAAGGGCGCCTCACCCCCGAGGAGGCCCAAACCCACCCCGAACGCACCACCCTGGTGCGTGCACTGTGTGGCCTGAAAACCACCGAACCCGACCTACACCTGCGACAAGCCATGCCGGGTGACCGGTATCTGCTGTGCACGGACGGCGTGTACGCCGTCGTGGACGACCTGCAGGAACTGCTGACCACCGCCACCGCCCCGCAGGAGGCGGTCGACCGGATCTCCGCCGCGGCACACGCCGCCGGGGCGCCGGACAACCTGGCCTGCATCGTCGTCGACGTACACGCCTCCGACCACTAG
- a CDS encoding MDR family MFS transporter, whose translation MTAQSMPHQQVLKVFTGLLATLLVATLSSTIVTSTLPTILAELNGTQSHYTWVVTAMLLTSTVTTPIWGKLSDLFSKKMLYQVAIAIFTVGCVLGGFSQTMPQLIAFRAVQGIGLGGLQSLVQAVIAALVVPRERGRYGGYIGAIFAISTASGPLVGGLLVDSPLGWRWTFWVCVPITVIAFIVLGRILKLPVVKYDVSIDWFGATFIVGGVALLLVWITLAGKSFAWLSWHTAALLGGSAVLIALAVYVESKVREPVIPLHLFHNRTFTLAVVASLAVGTTMFVGTVFLVQYFQISRGFSPSIAGLLTLPMVIGMVCASTITGRIVSRIGRTKPFLLGGSLPLLAGLFLLASVDHATNLVWMSVFLTLLGIGVGSVMQNLVLVAQNTVGMRYVGVATAAVTFFRTLGGAIGVSALGAVLSAQVSDITAASLAARGLHADAHVSAGSLDFDALPAPVADIVRAAYGDATGTLFLISAALAVITAVSVLFIKEAPLRDTFDLADKPTPTPPTPANSHTPTRVRNPRSTPPRRSPRPSRRPRTRSRRFQIRRTAGTRAPARRNL comes from the coding sequence ATGACTGCTCAATCGATGCCCCACCAACAGGTGCTCAAAGTCTTCACGGGACTGTTGGCCACCCTGCTGGTGGCCACCCTGTCCTCCACGATCGTCACCAGCACCCTGCCCACGATCCTCGCCGAGTTGAACGGCACACAAAGCCACTACACGTGGGTGGTGACGGCGATGCTGCTGACCTCCACCGTCACCACACCGATCTGGGGCAAGCTCTCCGACCTGTTCAGCAAGAAGATGCTGTACCAGGTCGCGATCGCGATCTTCACGGTGGGCTGCGTCCTCGGCGGATTCTCCCAGACCATGCCCCAACTCATCGCGTTCCGTGCCGTGCAGGGCATCGGCCTGGGAGGCCTCCAGTCACTCGTCCAAGCCGTCATCGCCGCACTGGTCGTGCCCCGCGAACGCGGCCGCTACGGCGGCTACATCGGCGCGATCTTCGCCATCTCCACCGCCTCCGGACCCCTGGTCGGCGGCCTGCTGGTCGACTCCCCCCTGGGCTGGCGCTGGACGTTCTGGGTGTGCGTCCCCATCACCGTCATCGCGTTCATCGTGCTGGGGCGGATACTGAAACTGCCCGTCGTCAAATACGACGTCTCCATCGACTGGTTCGGCGCGACCTTCATCGTCGGCGGAGTGGCGCTCCTGCTGGTCTGGATCACCCTGGCCGGAAAGAGCTTCGCCTGGTTGTCGTGGCACACCGCCGCGCTCCTCGGCGGGAGCGCGGTCCTGATCGCCCTCGCGGTGTACGTGGAAAGCAAGGTACGCGAACCCGTCATCCCACTACACCTGTTCCACAACCGCACCTTCACCCTCGCCGTCGTGGCCTCACTCGCCGTCGGCACCACCATGTTCGTCGGCACCGTGTTCCTGGTGCAGTACTTCCAGATCTCCCGCGGCTTCTCCCCCAGCATCGCCGGGCTACTGACCCTGCCGATGGTGATCGGCATGGTCTGCGCCTCCACCATCACCGGACGCATCGTCTCACGCATCGGCCGCACCAAACCGTTCCTGCTCGGCGGCTCACTGCCCCTGCTCGCCGGCCTGTTCCTGCTGGCCAGCGTCGACCACGCCACCAACCTCGTGTGGATGAGCGTGTTCCTCACCCTGCTGGGCATCGGCGTGGGCTCGGTCATGCAGAACCTCGTGCTCGTCGCGCAGAACACCGTGGGCATGCGCTATGTCGGTGTGGCCACCGCGGCCGTCACCTTCTTCCGCACCCTCGGCGGCGCCATCGGAGTGTCCGCACTCGGCGCCGTGCTGTCCGCCCAGGTCTCCGACATCACCGCCGCCTCCCTGGCCGCACGCGGCCTCCACGCGGACGCCCACGTCAGCGCGGGAAGCCTCGACTTCGACGCTCTTCCCGCCCCGGTCGCCGACATCGTCCGCGCCGCCTACGGCGACGCGACCGGAACACTGTTCCTCATCAGTGCCGCCCTCGCGGTCATCACCGCCGTCAGCGTGCTGTTCATCAAGGAAGCCCCGCTACGCGACACCTTCGACCTCGCCGACAAACCGACACCGACCCCGCCGACACCGGCCAACTCCCACACGCCCACGCGTGTGAGGAACCCGCGGTCCACTCCACCCCGCCGGTCCCCCCGCCCCAGCCGCCGGCCGAGAACCCGCAGCCGACGGTTCCAGATCCGCCGCACGGCCGGCACCCGCGCACCGGCCAGGCGCAACCTCTGA
- a CDS encoding arylamine N-acetyltransferase family protein, with the protein MPTTRTPASPPPHDWGVATVDVDAYLDRVGVPAMRPSPEALATLHEAHVRTIPFENVDIQLGHTPSLQLSDITDKLVRRRRGGYCFEHGLLFAACLERLGYQVTRGMARVRPDSPHGSRTHLVLFVDVAGTRFLADPGFGSGLLMPLPLEDGATTEHGGWPYRLRRDGRLWRLEKPDEHGEWVAAHAFDETPQRPIDYVVANHFTATHSHSPFTQRLIVQRLDRGSCRKLFGNRLLVEHATRPSGQPRAVAADELDEVLRWLDIVLDEDELTRLRQVYAGTEPPGA; encoded by the coding sequence ATGCCGACCACCCGCACCCCGGCCTCGCCTCCGCCTCACGACTGGGGCGTGGCCACCGTCGACGTGGACGCCTACCTCGACCGGGTCGGCGTCCCCGCAATGCGCCCCTCACCGGAAGCGCTGGCCACCCTGCACGAAGCGCACGTGCGCACCATTCCGTTCGAGAACGTCGACATACAGCTCGGCCACACCCCGAGCCTGCAGCTGTCCGACATCACCGACAAACTCGTCCGTCGACGACGCGGGGGCTACTGCTTCGAACACGGCCTGCTGTTCGCGGCCTGCTTGGAACGACTCGGTTACCAGGTCACCCGTGGCATGGCCCGGGTGCGACCCGACAGTCCACACGGGTCGAGGACCCATCTCGTCCTGTTCGTCGACGTGGCCGGGACACGGTTTCTGGCCGACCCCGGATTCGGTTCCGGTCTGCTGATGCCCCTGCCGTTGGAAGACGGCGCCACCACCGAACACGGTGGCTGGCCGTACCGGCTCCGGCGCGACGGTCGACTGTGGCGGCTGGAGAAACCCGACGAGCACGGGGAGTGGGTGGCGGCGCATGCCTTCGACGAGACCCCACAGCGGCCGATCGACTACGTGGTCGCCAACCACTTCACCGCCACCCACTCGCATTCCCCGTTCACCCAGCGGCTCATCGTGCAACGGCTCGACCGCGGCAGCTGCCGCAAACTCTTCGGCAACAGACTGCTCGTGGAACACGCCACGCGCCCCTCCGGCCAGCCGCGCGCGGTGGCCGCCGACGAGCTCGACGAGGTCCTCCGCTGGTTGGACATCGTCCTGGACGAGGACGAGCTCACCCGGTTGCGGCAGGTCTACGCGGGCACCGAACCTCCGGGCGCCTAG